The Falco cherrug isolate bFalChe1 chromosome 20, bFalChe1.pri, whole genome shotgun sequence genomic sequence GCCTGGGCAAAGAAAATGGTAAGTCTCCGTAGAAAATGTGGCCTTACACgatgttttgggggttttaaacTCAATCTTTTACTGAATGAGTCACAACTGGCTGTCCAACAACATTCAGCAGATTCTACTAAGGACAAAGTTCTCATCTGAAAAGTAAAGCCCTGAACAATCTGAAACGTGCCTTCACAGGATGCAAAAGTCTGTAATATGGCACATTTTGGTTCAGATCAATAATAGCTCtattatgctttttaaaaaactttccCATTCTCTCCTATTAATACTCTTTACCTAAAACCTCTAGAAGCAATTCCACGTAAGCCAAAGGAGTTGACACACTGATCTGGAAGTGCAgagtttttaaaacagcaagCTCTGAGTCGAGCAAATCCTGCTTGGTGTATGAGTATTTTAAGGATTGCAGAAATTTTACAGCTGTGTCATTGTTAACTAtctgaagaggggaaaaaaacaaaaagacaaattatcTCCTAGGCCATAAGGCACTTGCTAAGAACAAAGTACTTTTTTGCTTAACTCCTCCCACGGCACTGAAGCATGAGCCACTGTGGTGCTGCCCACTAGCCCAGCTGCCCAACTTCTCCTTTCAGCTGGCATGAGAAATCCAGTTTGGACCTTCTTTCCTGCAGGTTTCCTCTACTCCATAAACCTTCCCCAGGCAGGTATGAACCCTCTGTAGCCCTAAGTTTTCAACAACTACAGGCTGAGTTTTCCCACAGCcagtgcttttttccccagtatgaGGAAAATGGGAACATTTCTTGACAAATTGTTACCTGACAAGTGACAATTGATCTGCCctaaacagaaaagatttaGGTCTGCAATATCCTTTGCATTTCATTGTCATTGTTGCCCTTCAAAGAGGAAATCTACTTTCTAAGAAAGATTAACATACTGGATTAATACACTGCTAAAAAGTGTTAAAAGAAAAGGTTTAGCTGGCTTACGTTATAGTGTAAGGAGAGTTTGCTTGCAAGCTGAACGCACGAGACAAGACGCAGGACAAATGTGTCGTCTATCTGATCTTTCAGGGAGCTCCAGCTGCTCCCTTGTCCTTGTTCACAACTCTGAACATTCTCTCTGGAGATTTGTTCTACTTGCTTGATCATAAACCTACAAAACCCACAACTGCTCAGAAAACAGttctgctgagaaaaagaacagcaattCTGCACATACTCAGAACACATGGATAGCTGttaatttgaattaaattaataaagagGCAAAGCTCTTGTTTGAACGAGTGGTGTAGAGTGTGCACAGTGTAACCACAtgagagaaatgagaaatgcaCTGAGCGTTCAGGATATTTATTACCTTTCAAATAACTCCACCGCTTGGTACCTTGCCAACTGGTCCAAGTGCCATTTTTCACACAAAAGGAATATAAATTCTGCAAAAAAGTGCAACAGTCATTCAGTTCAGTCAACAGAAGCTAATTATACAGCTGTTAACTGCCTCAGGAGTTAGCTGTAGTTGAGAAAACAGTCTCACCCACTATCTGTGTCTCTTTGAAGCATCCGGCCTGATCCGGAAGCTTGCTCAGGTACTGTTCGTTTTCTGTGGCCAGACAGATCAGCTTATCCTCAATAACCTCAGGAATGACCTGGCCGAAGATGGGGTCTGCATCACGGTACCACGATCTTGCTTGCACCTGGCATGCCATTGAGCAGTGCGGGCCAGAAGCCCTCTGGACAATAATTACTTCAAAGGCACCACAGCGCTTCAGCGGTGCCAGTGGGGAAGGGCACTGAGAGCCCCTCCAGGGCTGCGCTGGGGCCTTGGCGTCCCAGAGGCACAACCGGGGAGCTGCAACCCCTCGGCAGCCAGGCTGTTTGGGGGAAGGGGCTCACGGCACCTGTTGCCCACAGGGCAGGTGTAGGTAAAGATGGGGATGAGAGGGAAAGTGAAGGCAAAGGGACAGGGACTGGGACTGGGTCAGGGACAGGGACCAGGACCAGgaccaggccaggccaggcccaACTACCAGGCCAGGACCAGGCTGTGCAGGTGAAGGCAAAAGGACTGGGACAGGGACTGGGCCCAACCACTGGGCCAGGCCCAGGCTGTGCAGGTGAAGGCAAAGGGACAGGGactgggacagggacagggaccgGGACCAGGCCAGGCCCAACCACCAGGCCAGGCCCTGGCTGTGCAGGTGaaggcagagggacagggaccGGGACCAGGATAGGGACCGGGACCAGGCCAGGCCCAACCACCAGGCCAGGCCCTGGCTGTGCAGGTGAAGGCAAAGGGACAGGGACTGGGACCAGGACAGGGACCGGGACTAGGCCAGGCCCAACCACCAGGCCAGGCCCTGGCTGTGCAGGTGAAGGCAAAGGGACAGGGACTGGGACTGGATCAGGGACCAGGACTGGGCCAGACCCAGCCGCCGAGACAGGCCGTGGCTGTGCAGGTGAAGGCAAAGGGACCGGGACTGGTCCCGGGACCGGGCCCAACCACTGGGCCAGGCCTAGGCTGTGCAGGTGAAGGC encodes the following:
- the CNTD1 gene encoding cyclin N-terminal domain-containing protein 1, which gives rise to MACQVQARSWYRDADPIFGQVIPEVIEDKLICLATENEQYLSKLPDQAGCFKETQIVEFIFLLCEKWHLDQLARYQAVELFERFMIKQVEQISRENVQSCEQGQGSSWSSLKDQIDDTFVLRLVSCVQLASKLSLHYNIVNNDTAVKFLQSLKYSYTKQDLLDSELAVLKTLHFQISVSTPLAYVELLLEVLGHNGCLLPAKPLYQMCVQLLDFSYLTRDSIYDTLLKIAIENSTPSELQVAKFLTVKEDFMLLAVGIISTSVFIRNPEHWKQVVEHLTSITGITSQSILEFSYAVLKHVIGSTTPKQHYRGFGTKAPQNGILSFK